The following is a genomic window from Geoalkalibacter halelectricus.
GGCAGAACAGAATATCGCAGTGCTTGGGATCAGCCTCTTCAAGAATATGCGGACGGCTTCCGTCGCCATGAAGAAAGCTGCAATCGAGGGTTTCGGAAAGCTCTTCAATCTTGCTCTTTTGAGCTTCTATAATTATGACTTCATGCCCTCGCTTTATAAGCAAATTGGCGGTATACGCGGTCAGTTCCCCTGCCCCGACAAATACAATCCTCATGATTCCTCCACCCGCAATCCAAACCAGGTTCTTGGGTAGAGTATGACGAGCCATGCCAGGATTTCAAGCCGGCCAAACAGCATATTGACGCATAATGCTGCCTTGAGGATGCCGGGCAAATCCGGTCCGACTACTCCAGAAGAAAGACCTACCGTTCCGGTTGCCGAAACCACCTCGAAAAGTGAATCGAGAGGGTCAAATCCAAAAATCAGAAAAAGAAACCAGGAAGCCGTCACTACGGCAAAAAAAAGTACAAAAAAAACCAATGCCTGCCGGATTTCCTCTTCTTCAAGGCGTTTATCTCCCAGGCGTCGATCCAGAACGCCGTGGGGTGGCATGCAGGTTCTCACCAAACTCAACTGCACAAGACGTAGCAGAACGAGAATGCGTAGCACCTTGATCCCCCCAGCCGTCGATCCGATCCCCCCCCCGATTGCCATCGAGATGATCACCACCATTTTGGATCCGGCATCCAGGTCTCCCAGGCCGAGCGTTGTGAAACCTGCTGTAGTCTGGGCCGAAAGAGCGATCAGAGGCCCATGGTAGAGCGCTTGTTGCCAGGGCTGTTGCATGAAAAAGTACATGCAGGCACTCAGAGCCAGACTCACCACCAGGGCGATCAGAAGCAGCGCGCGCAACTGTAGGTCGCGAAATAGCTTTTTCCATCTCTCACGCCCACCCTGGTAGTAGAGCGCGAGAGGCAGGGCACAGGCCAGGCAGGCCAGCGTCGTAATCCAAGGTAGCTGCCAGCTGGAAAAATGTCCGAAGCTGGCATCGTGTGGAGAGAAACCGCCCGTAGAAACGGCCGACAAGGTATAGACCACCGCATTGAATAATCCATTGCCCGTCAACAGTAGAAAAAAGATGCCCGTACACGTCAGCGCGACATAGACGACGGCGATCTTTCGTGCGTAAGCCTTGGTGCCGCCAACCACGTCATCTCTGATGTCTTCCGTGACTGCCAGGCTTTTTGCGGTGATACCTGGACGCAATAGCAGTGCAAGAGATAGAACCAGGATCCCCAACCCGCCATACCATTGCATCCAGGACCGGGCAAAACGGAAGACCAGGGGTTTGTCTTCGACTGTCGCTAAAGTGCTGAGTCCAGTCGTGGTTGCAGCAGAAATCGCCTCGAAGAGTGCGTCGCCAAAGGAGAGACCTGCTCCCATCATGGGATAGGACATTACCAGCGGAATTGCCAGAAATATTATGGCAGCCAAAACCATCGCTTCGTTGGTCTGAACACGGCGAGCAGCTCGTAGCCGGGCTAGAAGGAATCCAGGCCCGGAGAGTACCGCTATAACAACTCCATAGCGCGCCGCGATTGCAAATTCGGCTGTCAAGAGCGCAAACACCAGAGGTACCAGTGTCAGAAAAGCCACCACAAGGATCAGTTGGCCGAAATATTTGCCGACTACCCGCAGGCGAATGGCATAGCTCAGTACTTTTGTTTGTTTACCCACCACGACTCCGGAAAACGAAGTGCAGTATATTCGCTATGGAAGTATCTTCTCACCCGGCATGGGCCGCAGCACCCACTGCGAGGGTGAGAAGCGCCCATAAAAAGTTGAGAGATCAGTCACTTCACCCACACCGTCTGAATGTTGACGAACTGTCTGATGCCGAAATAAGACAGTTCGCGCCCAAAGCCGGAATTCTTTATGCCGCCAAAGGGTAGACGCGGATCACTTTTGACGAGACCGTTGACGAAAACAGCGCCGGCCTCGATGCGTGCGGCAAGGGTCTCTCCTTTGCTGCTGTCGCGGGTCCATACCGAGCCGCCGAGTCCAAAGAGGGTGGCATTGGCCACTTCTATTGCTTCCTCGGCATTCTGCACGCGGATGACCGAGGCGACTGGGCCGAAAAGTTCTTCGTGGTAGGCGGGCATTCCGGGCTTGACCTCGGCGAGAATGGTTGGGGGATAAAAATACCCTTTGCGCTTAAGGGGTTTGCCGCCGAGGAGTAGCTCTGCACCCTTGGCAAGCGATGTTTCCACCTGTCCGTGCAGTTCCAGCATGAGATCCTCGCGGGCCTGCGGCCCAAGCTGGGTCTGCTCATTCAGAGGGTCGCCCACCACCAGCGCCGCCATGGCATCCTTAAATTTTTCCAGCCATCTGTCATAAATCTCTGCTTCTATGATGAATCGCTTGGCGGCGATGCAGCTCTGCCCGGAGTTGATGCAGCGCGACTTGGCAGCGGTTTCGGCAGAGTCTTCCACATCGGCGTCGGCGAGCACAATGAAGGGGTCGCTGCCGCCCAGCTCCAGAACGACTTTTTTCAACATTTCTCCGGCCTTGGCCGCCACCTTGCGGCCGGCGGCCTCGCTACCGGTCAAAGTGACCGCCTTGATCAACTCGTTCTCGATCACCGTTTCGACCTGATTCGCGCCAATCATCAGGGTGCGGAAAACATTTTCTGGAAAACCGGCCTGGCGAAAAACATCTTCGATGGCCAGAGCGCAGCGCGGAACATTGGAGGAATGTTTGAGCACCCCGGTGTTGCCTGCCATCAAAGCCGGGGCCGCGAAGCGGAACACCTGCCAGAAGGGAAAGTTCCACGGCATGACCGCCAGGATCATGCCGAGGGGACGAAAAGCGACATAAGAGCGCGAGCCGTCGCTTTGGGCCGGCTCATCGGCCAGCATCGCAGCCGCATTTTCGGCGTAGTAATCGCAAACCCAGGCACACTTGTCGACCTCGGCGCGGCCGCTGGTGATGGGTTTTCCCATCTCCAGGGCCATGATCCGGGCGTATTCATCCTTGTTCTGCCGCAACACCTGCGCCGCCCGGCGCAGGTTGGCCGCGCGCTCCGCAAAACTGGTTCGCCGCCAATCACGCCAGGCCAGATCAACCGCCGCCAGGGTTTCTTGCGTCTTACCGGGAGACCACTCGTCAAACTTCTCCAGCAATTCACCTGTCGCCGGATTGATTGATTCCAGTGCCATGTCTTCCCCCTTGATCTTGTATCGGTCTCTTGAGTCACGCAATTCCAATCAGAGCGAGCCGCATGGGCCACATGACCGATAGCTCGGATTATTCATGATGACTTCTGCTCGCGCCATCTCGGGCCGTGCTCGCCATTTGCCGTTTCTCTGGCCGGGCGTTGCAGGCTATGGCTGCGTTGAAAATGTGCCCAGCTCTTGTAAAGTGATGAGCAGGTCAAACAGGATGACATTGGCAATTGCTCGCATGTGCGGGTTCTGCGCTGCGCTTCAAATTCAAACACATCGCACGCCAATTAAAAGTGAAAAACTAGGAGGCTGTCGGACTATCCATGACCCGGCTGCAAATCCGGACTGAAACATCCAAATTTTCGCTGCGGCCCGGATAGTCCGCCAGCCTCCTAGCAAAATTTTTCCTGGCGGCATCGCGAACCCCTGGAAAAATCCATGAACCGCTGTGATGAAATTATTAAACCAGGTGAAAACTGCTGGCGGGCTTGTCGGGCTGACCAAGCCGCTTTGCTCATCGATGGCGCGGCATATTTTCAAACTCTGGCCTGGGGTCTGGAGCAGGCGCGTCACACCATTTTCATCATTGGCTGGGATATCGACAGCCAGATTGTTCTGCGGCGCGGAGCTGCCGCGGGAAAAGATGAGCCAGACCTGGTCACCTTATTGAACCGGCTGGCCAGGGAGCATCAGCAGTTGAACATATATGTTCTCGATTGGGATTTCACCATGCTCTACGCCCTTGATCGAGAGCTTCTGCCGTCTTTCAAGTTTAGCTGGAGCGCGCATGAACGCCTCCATTTTCTCCTCGATGACCAACATCCGGTCGGCGCCAGCCATCATCAAAAAATCGTGGTGATCGATGACTGTCTTGCCTTTTGCGGTGGCCTTGATTTGACCCACGGCCGCTGGGATACCCCAGAGCATCATCCCGAAAATCCCCATAGATCAGACAGCGACCTGAAATACCCGCCCTTTCATGATGTGCAGCTGATGGTCAGCGGCGAGGTCGCCGCAGCCCTGGGAACCTTAAGCCGTCGCCGTTGGCGGTGCGCAGGGGGGGAAGAACCGGCACCGCCGGTCGACACCGCGGACCGCCGGCTCTGGCCATCAGATCTGGCTGCGGAATTCAAGAATACCACGGTGGCCATCAGCCGCACCGAATCGGCCTATGCCGGCCAGGAGCCCATTAAAGAGGTGCGGCGTTTATGGATCGATGCCATCGCCGCGGCGGAAAAGTCGATTTATATCGAAAACCAGTTCTTTACCGCTTACGAAGTTTGCCAAGCTCTGGAGAAACGCCTGAAAGAGCCCAAGGGACCCGAGGTCGTGATGATCCTTTCCGGAGCCCCCATCGGCTGGCTTGCCCGCAAGGCAATGGAAATGCTTGGCGCGCAGATGCGGCAGCGTCTGCAGGCCGCCGACCGTTTTGGAAGGCTGCGGGTGGTTTATCCGGTGCGCGCCGGACAATTCATCAAAGTTCATTCCAAGTTGCTGATCGTCGATGATTGTCTGTTGCGCGTCGGGTCGGCCAACCTAAACAATCGCAGCATGGGGCTGGACACGGAATGCGACCTTGCCCTGGTTGCCGAGGAGCCTCAGGCGCATGCCGCTATCAGCCGGCAGCGCGCGCGCCTGCTGGCCGAACATCTCGGCCGCACGCCCGAGGAGGTTCAACGGGCGTGCGAGGACCTCGGTTCGCTGGGCGCCTATATCGATGAGGCGCGAGGTCATGAAGGCACGCGCCAACTGCTTTCCTTCGAAAATTCAACCGATTCGGGCTACGAAAAGCCGCCCCTGGACTATCGCCTAATCGACCCGGAAAAGCCGATCAGTTTCGAAGAGTTGACCTTTTTGATTCAAGGGGGCAGAAAAACCTCCGACCGCCAAGTCGACCGGCAGCATATGTCGGTAAAAACAGCAAAACGAAAAGTCCTGCGGCTGTGCATCTTGCTCTGCGCTGCTCTGGTTTTGGCTGTGGCCTGGCGCTGGACCCCCTTGCAGGAGTACCTAAGCATTGAGGTGTTGCGAGGCTGGGCCGAAACCGTACAGGCTACCGCTTATTCACCGCTTATACTTATGGTCATCTATGTTTTGGGCGGATTTGTGCTTTTGCCTGTGACCTTGATGATACTGGTTACAGTGCTCACCTTTGGCCCTTGGTTGGGTTTGTTATACGCTGTGTGTGGGACTCTGCTGAGCGCTGTGTCCGGTTACTGGGCGGGAAGGAAGCTCGGCCGCGAAGCCGTGCGCAATCTGTCGGGCGAGCGCCTCTCCAGGATCAACCGAGCCTTGGCCCGCAAAGGGCTGTGGGCGATGATCGCCTTGCGGGTTCTGCCGCTGGCGCCTTTTACGGTGGGCAATCTGGCCGCGGGGGCTTCTCAAATCAAGCTGCGCGACTTTATTCTCGGCACTCTGATCGGCATGAGTCCAGGATTTCTGGCCTTTGCAGCCTTTGCCGGCGGCTTTGAAATTATCCTGCGGAAACCCGATCCGCTCTCAACGGTTCTTTTTTTGGCCGTGGCTGCCGGTGGCGGCGCAATGTTCTGGATGCTGCGAAAATTCATCCTGAGGAAAATCCGATCTAAGTCTTAGCCCGGGTTCAATGCTTGAATGACGGAGGAGTTCTATGCCGCCTGCCTGGTTTTCACGCCTGCGCAGCTTGTTGATTTTGCCGCCGCTGCTGCTGGCTGCAGGGGTGTTTCTGCTGGCCATGGGCACGCGTGAGGCTCCGGAGCGTCCGGAACCTGTCGAACCGCGGACGCCGGCGCGTTTTCTGACTGTGCCCAAAGTCGATGTGGTTCCGCAGGTTATCGCCTTTGGCGAAGTTCGCCCGCCGCGCATTTGGAATGCGATCGCCGAAGTCCCTGGGCGCATCGTCTTTATCCATCCTGACCTTCTCGTGGGGGGCTTCATTCCCAGCGGAGCGGTATTGGTGCGAATAGATCCGCTACCTTACCAGTTGGCCCTGGCCCAGGCCCAGGCGCAACTGAAGGAATTGAATCAACAGAACACCAACCTGCGGACTTCTCTTGATATCGAAGAGCGTTCGCTGGAGTTGCTGGAGCGCGAATTGAGCCGTCAGCGCACTTTGCTGCAAGATGAGGTCGCGGCTGCCGGCGCGGTTGAAGATGCCGAACGCGCGGCATTGCAGCAACGTCGGCAAGTGCAGCAGCTCCGCAACGATCTCTCGCTGGTCCCGCCGCGGCGTGAGGCACTCCAGGCGCGCATCGACAACCTTGCCCGCGACCTGGAGAACACCTCGGTCATGGCCCCCTTTGATCTGCGGGTGGTCTCTGTGGCGGCCGATATCAACCAGTTCGCCGCCGCAGGCCAGCACTTGGCGGAGGCGTTTTCCGTCGACAGGGTCGAGGTGGCGGCCCAGATCCCCATCGATCGCCTATGGACTCTGCTGCTCGGCGCCGACCAGCCGGGGGCGGAGAAGCAGGGTTTCGCGGCACGCCTGGGCGAGGCGCTCGATGCCGCTCCGAAGGTACGGTTGCGGGCCGGGGGTCTGCTTTCACACTGGCCGGGACGGCTGGTGCGCATGGCGGAGAGCGCTGATCCGCAGACCCGCACCTTGGGGGTGATCGTTACCGTCGATGAGCCCTATGCTCAGCCAAACACACAGCCCGCCCTGACCCGCAACCTGTTCGTCGAGGTGGTGCTGCGCGGGCACCCCCTCAAGGAGCGCCTGGTGATTCCACGGGCCGCCGTGCGGGAAGGGCAGGTGTGGGTGCTGGACGAGGATGATCGCCTGCAAAGCCGAGAAGTGGACATTTTGTTTCATCAACAGGACTTCGCCGTGGTCGCGGCGGGACTCAGCGAGGCAGATCGTCTGGTGCTCTCCGATCTGACCCCTGCGGTGGAGGGCATGCGCATCGATGCGCATGAGGATGAGCAGCGCCGCGCGGCACTGATATCTCAGGCCACCGGCCGGGGATCCCGGTGATGATTCGCTACTTTGCCGCCCATCCCACCGCCGCCAATCTGTTGCTGATCGGCATTTTTGCTCTCGGCTTATTCGCTTTGCCGCAGATGCGCCGCGACACCTTTCCGGAAATCGCTCCCAGTGAAGTGCGTATTTCCATCGTCTATCCCGGCTCTTCTCCCCAGGAGGTCGAAGACGCTCTGTGTACCCGCATCGAGGATGCCGTGGGGCGCGTCGACTTTCTGCGCCAGATCCGCTGCGAGGCACGCGAAGGTATCATGGTCGCCGTGGCCGAAATGCACGAAGGCCATGACATCGACCGTTTTACCGACAACGTCAAAAACGAGATCGATGCCATCCGCACTCTGCCTGCTCTGACCGAACCGCCGGTCGTCGAACAGGTTGGAATACTCGACTTCGTCGCCAACGTCGCCGTCACCGGGCCGGAAGATCCGGTGATGTTGCGCATATATGCCGAGGGCTTGAAGCACCGCCTGCAAGGTCTGCCCATGATCAGCCAGGTCGGGGTGAACGGCTTTTCCGATCTTCAGATCCGCATCGAGCTTTCCATGGAGGCCTTGCGCCGTTACGGTTTGACGGTTGAGGAGGTGGCCAACCGCGTGCGCGCGCAGAACCTGCGCCTGCCCGCCGGGGTGCTGGAAACCGACGATGCCGAGTATTTCGTGCTCACCGATGATGAACGCCGCACTGCGGATCAACTGCGTGAACTGGTGGTTCTGGGCGCAGGTGCGGGCGGTGAAGTGCGTCTGGGCGACATTGCTCAAATCACCCAAGGCTTTGAATATGAGCAGCGCCGCATCACCTTCGATGACCGGCGCGCCGCCATCCTCCAGGTGCTCAAACCCCGGGCCGAGGACTCTCTCAGAGTACTTGCGGCCCTGGAAGATTTTCTTGCCGAAGAGCGCACGCGTCTTCCCGAGGGCATGGAACTCACCATCACCACCAACCTGGCCTCCATCGTCTCCGATCGCCTGGAAATGCTGACCCGTAACGGTTTGCAGGGGTTGCTGCTGGTTTTTCTGACCCTGTGGCTGTTTTTCAGCTTTCGTTATTCCTTTTGGGTCACCCTGGGACTGCCGGCGAGTTTTCTCGGCGCGATCTTTCTCATGAATGTCATAGGCTATGCCATCGACATGATCACCATGGTCGGCATGCTGATCGCCATTGGTCTGCTCATGGACGACGCCATTGTCATGGCCGAAAATATTCATGCCCAACGACAACGCGGCAAACAAGCCCTGGACGCCGCCGTGGCCGGAGTGCGTGAGGTTGCTCCGGGAATTCTTTCGTCCTTTCTCACCACGGTGTGCATTTTCGGAGCTCTGGCATTCATGGCCGGCGATCTGGGGCAAATTATGCGTGCCATGCCGGTGGTGCTGATTCTGGTTCTGGCGGTCAGCCTGGTGGAGGCTTTTTTGATTCTGCCGCACCATCTTTCTCACGGCCGCTGGGCTCATGGCCCCGATCGTGAGAGTCGTTTTCACCGCTGGTTCGACGCGCGCTTTCAGGCGCTGCGCAGCAATTGGTTCGGCCCGCTGGTGGACCTTGCCGTGCGCTGGCGTTATCTCACCGTGGGAATATGTCTGGGCCTGGTGCTTTTGGTTCTGGCCCTGCCGGCTGCGGGTATTTTGCAATTCAGGGCCTTTCCCCAGGTGGAAGGTGATGTGGTCAGCGCACGCATTGTGCTGCCGGCGAGCGCCACCAGCCGGATGGAAGATCGGGTGGTCGACCAGGTGGTTGCGGCCGCTCGCCGTCTCGATGAACGCTTCGCCCAGCCCGAGGGACGTTCGCTGGTGAAGCATATCACCGTCGAATATGGAGAAGCGGGCCAGACGTTCGGCAACGGCGGTCGCGAATCCTCGGTCATGCTCGACCTACTGGGTGCGGAAGAGCGCGTCAATGCCAGGGTGCCCGAAATCCTTGCCGCCTGGCGTGAATTTACCGGTCGTCTGCCTGATGTGACTCATCTGCGTTTCGAGGAGTTTCAGCCCGGACCCGCCGGGGAAGACATCGAAATCCGCCTTCAGCATGATGACTTGGACGTGCTCAAGCAGGCCGCACTGGAACTCAAGGATTGGCTGGGCGGATATCGGGGCACGCATGATCTCTACGACAATCTGCAACCGGGGCGCACGGAATTGCGTCTGCACCTCAAGGACGGCGCCACGGCCCAGGGGGTTAGCTCGCAATCCCTGGCCGACCAGGTGCGCGCGGCCTTTCAGGGGGTGGCCGTTCAGGAGTTTTTCCAGGACCGCATTCCCATCGAGATCAATGTGCGATTGCATGAGGATGCGCGTTTCAGTCTGGGCGACATGGATGATTTCGTGGTTGCGCCGGCCTTCGGTCAAGGCGGACTGGTGCCCCTGCACCAGGTGGCGCAACTGCGCGAGGAGCGTGGCTGGGCGAGGATCATCCGAGTCGATGGACGGCGCAGCGTCACCGTAACCGGCAGCGTCGACGCGCAGATCGCCAATGCCGCCGCCATCGTGGGCGACACCCGCGAAACCTTCCTGCCCAATCTGCAGGAGCGGCATTCCGGGCTGACCTATACTCTCGAAGGTCAGGCACGTGAAGCCGCCGAAACCGGTGCGAGCATCCTTCGCAACATGATCCTTGGGCTGGTCGGCGTGTATCTGCTGCTGGCCTTTCAGTTCCGCAGCTACATTGAGCCGGTGGCGGTCATGGCGGCAATCCCCCTGGGTTTGATT
Proteins encoded in this region:
- a CDS encoding TrkH family potassium uptake protein; this encodes MGKQTKVLSYAIRLRVVGKYFGQLILVVAFLTLVPLVFALLTAEFAIAARYGVVIAVLSGPGFLLARLRAARRVQTNEAMVLAAIIFLAIPLVMSYPMMGAGLSFGDALFEAISAATTTGLSTLATVEDKPLVFRFARSWMQWYGGLGILVLSLALLLRPGITAKSLAVTEDIRDDVVGGTKAYARKIAVVYVALTCTGIFFLLLTGNGLFNAVVYTLSAVSTGGFSPHDASFGHFSSWQLPWITTLACLACALPLALYYQGGRERWKKLFRDLQLRALLLIALVVSLALSACMYFFMQQPWQQALYHGPLIALSAQTTAGFTTLGLGDLDAGSKMVVIISMAIGGGIGSTAGGIKVLRILVLLRLVQLSLVRTCMPPHGVLDRRLGDKRLEEEEIRQALVFFVLFFAVVTASWFLFLIFGFDPLDSLFEVVSATGTVGLSSGVVGPDLPGILKAALCVNMLFGRLEILAWLVILYPRTWFGLRVEES
- a CDS encoding NAD-dependent succinate-semialdehyde dehydrogenase, which gives rise to MALESINPATGELLEKFDEWSPGKTQETLAAVDLAWRDWRRTSFAERAANLRRAAQVLRQNKDEYARIMALEMGKPITSGRAEVDKCAWVCDYYAENAAAMLADEPAQSDGSRSYVAFRPLGMILAVMPWNFPFWQVFRFAAPALMAGNTGVLKHSSNVPRCALAIEDVFRQAGFPENVFRTLMIGANQVETVIENELIKAVTLTGSEAAGRKVAAKAGEMLKKVVLELGGSDPFIVLADADVEDSAETAAKSRCINSGQSCIAAKRFIIEAEIYDRWLEKFKDAMAALVVGDPLNEQTQLGPQAREDLMLELHGQVETSLAKGAELLLGGKPLKRKGYFYPPTILAEVKPGMPAYHEELFGPVASVIRVQNAEEAIEVANATLFGLGGSVWTRDSSKGETLAARIEAGAVFVNGLVKSDPRLPFGGIKNSGFGRELSYFGIRQFVNIQTVWVK
- a CDS encoding VTT domain-containing protein, translating into MNRCDEIIKPGENCWRACRADQAALLIDGAAYFQTLAWGLEQARHTIFIIGWDIDSQIVLRRGAAAGKDEPDLVTLLNRLAREHQQLNIYVLDWDFTMLYALDRELLPSFKFSWSAHERLHFLLDDQHPVGASHHQKIVVIDDCLAFCGGLDLTHGRWDTPEHHPENPHRSDSDLKYPPFHDVQLMVSGEVAAALGTLSRRRWRCAGGEEPAPPVDTADRRLWPSDLAAEFKNTTVAISRTESAYAGQEPIKEVRRLWIDAIAAAEKSIYIENQFFTAYEVCQALEKRLKEPKGPEVVMILSGAPIGWLARKAMEMLGAQMRQRLQAADRFGRLRVVYPVRAGQFIKVHSKLLIVDDCLLRVGSANLNNRSMGLDTECDLALVAEEPQAHAAISRQRARLLAEHLGRTPEEVQRACEDLGSLGAYIDEARGHEGTRQLLSFENSTDSGYEKPPLDYRLIDPEKPISFEELTFLIQGGRKTSDRQVDRQHMSVKTAKRKVLRLCILLCAALVLAVAWRWTPLQEYLSIEVLRGWAETVQATAYSPLILMVIYVLGGFVLLPVTLMILVTVLTFGPWLGLLYAVCGTLLSAVSGYWAGRKLGREAVRNLSGERLSRINRALARKGLWAMIALRVLPLAPFTVGNLAAGASQIKLRDFILGTLIGMSPGFLAFAAFAGGFEIILRKPDPLSTVLFLAVAAGGGAMFWMLRKFILRKIRSKS
- a CDS encoding efflux RND transporter periplasmic adaptor subunit; translation: MPPAWFSRLRSLLILPPLLLAAGVFLLAMGTREAPERPEPVEPRTPARFLTVPKVDVVPQVIAFGEVRPPRIWNAIAEVPGRIVFIHPDLLVGGFIPSGAVLVRIDPLPYQLALAQAQAQLKELNQQNTNLRTSLDIEERSLELLERELSRQRTLLQDEVAAAGAVEDAERAALQQRRQVQQLRNDLSLVPPRREALQARIDNLARDLENTSVMAPFDLRVVSVAADINQFAAAGQHLAEAFSVDRVEVAAQIPIDRLWTLLLGADQPGAEKQGFAARLGEALDAAPKVRLRAGGLLSHWPGRLVRMAESADPQTRTLGVIVTVDEPYAQPNTQPALTRNLFVEVVLRGHPLKERLVIPRAAVREGQVWVLDEDDRLQSREVDILFHQQDFAVVAAGLSEADRLVLSDLTPAVEGMRIDAHEDEQRRAALISQATGRGSR
- a CDS encoding efflux RND transporter permease subunit; the encoded protein is MIRYFAAHPTAANLLLIGIFALGLFALPQMRRDTFPEIAPSEVRISIVYPGSSPQEVEDALCTRIEDAVGRVDFLRQIRCEAREGIMVAVAEMHEGHDIDRFTDNVKNEIDAIRTLPALTEPPVVEQVGILDFVANVAVTGPEDPVMLRIYAEGLKHRLQGLPMISQVGVNGFSDLQIRIELSMEALRRYGLTVEEVANRVRAQNLRLPAGVLETDDAEYFVLTDDERRTADQLRELVVLGAGAGGEVRLGDIAQITQGFEYEQRRITFDDRRAAILQVLKPRAEDSLRVLAALEDFLAEERTRLPEGMELTITTNLASIVSDRLEMLTRNGLQGLLLVFLTLWLFFSFRYSFWVTLGLPASFLGAIFLMNVIGYAIDMITMVGMLIAIGLLMDDAIVMAENIHAQRQRGKQALDAAVAGVREVAPGILSSFLTTVCIFGALAFMAGDLGQIMRAMPVVLILVLAVSLVEAFLILPHHLSHGRWAHGPDRESRFHRWFDARFQALRSNWFGPLVDLAVRWRYLTVGICLGLVLLVLALPAAGILQFRAFPQVEGDVVSARIVLPASATSRMEDRVVDQVVAAARRLDERFAQPEGRSLVKHITVEYGEAGQTFGNGGRESSVMLDLLGAEERVNARVPEILAAWREFTGRLPDVTHLRFEEFQPGPAGEDIEIRLQHDDLDVLKQAALELKDWLGGYRGTHDLYDNLQPGRTELRLHLKDGATAQGVSSQSLADQVRAAFQGVAVQEFFQDRIPIEINVRLHEDARFSLGDMDDFVVAPAFGQGGLVPLHQVAQLREERGWARIIRVDGRRSVTVTGSVDAQIANAAAIVGDTRETFLPNLQERHSGLTYTLEGQAREAAETGASILRNMILGLVGVYLLLAFQFRSYIEPVAVMAAIPLGLIGAFLGHLLLGFDLSMPSIVGLASLAGVVVNDSILLVMFTKNHLKGGLEIHEAAAQAARDRFRAILLTSLTTVMGLLPLLLETSLQAQVLQPLVTSVAFGLTSATLLSLFLVPCIYAILADLNLIERAVRNPNNRGGRAHAS